The following are from one region of the Myotis daubentonii chromosome 2, mMyoDau2.1, whole genome shotgun sequence genome:
- the COPZ1 gene encoding coatomer subunit zeta-1 isoform X1 produces MEALILEPSLYTVKAILILDNDGDRLFAKYYDDTYPSVKEQKAFEKNIFNKTHRTDSEIALLEGLTVVYKSSIDLYFYVIGSSYENELMLMAVLNCLFDSLSQMLRKNVEKRALLENMEGLFLAVDEIVDGGVKMSPSQSRPCLRCCSQPKNRSSGHFFGEDPTLPGSSPPQKIHMSAVTSHPVPQLMLSGSSRGSQGILKSPSCLWLLPPNPRRASLSLSLSLSLSLSLSLSLCSSGN; encoded by the exons ATGGAGGCGCTGATTTTG GAACCCTCCCTGTATACTGTCAAAGCCATCCTGATTCTGGACAATGATGGAGATCGACTGTTTGCCAAG TACTATGACGACACCTACCCCAGTGTCAAGGAGCAGAAGGCCTTTGAGAAGAACATTTTCAACAAGACTCATCGGACTGACA gTGAAATCGCCCTCTTGGAAGGCCTAACAGTAGTCTACAAAAGCAGTATTGATCTCTATTTCTATGTGATTGGCAGCTCCTATGAAAATGAG CTGATGCTCATGGCTGTTCTGAACTGCCTCTTTGACTCATTGAGCCAGATGCTGAG GAAAAATGTAGAGAAGCGAGCTCTGCTGGAGAACATGGAGGGGCTCTTCTTGGCAGTGGATGAAATCGTAGATGGAGG GGTGAAGATGTCCCCCTCACAGAGCAGACCGTGTCTCAG GTGCTGCAGTCAGCCAAAGAACAGATCAAGTGGTCACTTCTTCGGTGAAGACCCCACTCTTCCTGGCTCCTCACCCCCTCAAAAAATCCACATGTCTGCCGTGACTTCTCATCCAGTCCCCCAACTGATGCTCTCAGGATCATCTCGGGGATCACAAGGGATCCTTAAATCACCATCCTGTCTGTGGTTGCTGCCCCCAAACCCTAGgcgcgcctctctctctctctctctctctctctctctctctctctctctctctctctctctctgcagttCTGGGAATTAA
- the COPZ1 gene encoding coatomer subunit zeta-1 isoform X2, whose amino-acid sequence MERDRELETWMREKHRLAASCTPPTGYVPTTKEPSLYTVKAILILDNDGDRLFAKYYDDTYPSVKEQKAFEKNIFNKTHRTDSEIALLEGLTVVYKSSIDLYFYVIGSSYENELMLMAVLNCLFDSLSQMLRKNVEKRALLENMEGLFLAVDEIVDGGVILESDPQQVVHRVALRGEDVPLTEQTVSQVLQSAKEQIKWSLLR is encoded by the exons atggagagggacagagagttagaaacatggatgagagagaaacatcgattagctgcctcctgcacaccccctactgggtatgtgcccacaaccaag GAACCCTCCCTGTATACTGTCAAAGCCATCCTGATTCTGGACAATGATGGAGATCGACTGTTTGCCAAG TACTATGACGACACCTACCCCAGTGTCAAGGAGCAGAAGGCCTTTGAGAAGAACATTTTCAACAAGACTCATCGGACTGACA gTGAAATCGCCCTCTTGGAAGGCCTAACAGTAGTCTACAAAAGCAGTATTGATCTCTATTTCTATGTGATTGGCAGCTCCTATGAAAATGAG CTGATGCTCATGGCTGTTCTGAACTGCCTCTTTGACTCATTGAGCCAGATGCTGAG GAAAAATGTAGAGAAGCGAGCTCTGCTGGAGAACATGGAGGGGCTCTTCTTGGCAGTGGATGAAATCGTAGATGGAGG GGTGATCCTAGAGAGCGATCCCCAGCAAGTGGTACACCGGGTGGCATTAAGG GGTGAAGATGTCCCCCTCACAGAGCAGACCGTGTCTCAG GTGCTGCAGTCAGCCAAAGAACAGATCAAGTGGTCACTTCTTCGGTGA
- the GPR84 gene encoding G-protein coupled receptor 84, giving the protein MWNTSDANFSCYHESVVGYRYVAVIWGVVVAVTGTVGNVLTLLALAIQPKLRTHFNLLIANLTVADLLYCTLLQPFSVDTYLHLHWRTGATFCRVFGFLLFTSNSVSILTLCLIALGRYLLIAHPNLFPQVFSAKGIVLALVGTWVIGVASFAPLWNVYILVPVVCTCSFDRIRGRPYTTILLGIYFVLGLSSVGVFYCLIHRQVKRAAQALVQYKLHQTDVRSHYVAGTDEAVPGHFQELDSGVASGRPSEGISSEPASAVTTQTLEGDSSEVGDQSSSEVAQQMAGKSPPEAPAKTRPTKGAHKAQDSPSESGKVTRMCFAVFICFTVSYIPFLLLNILDAKVRAPRVVHMLAANFTWLNACINPVLYAAMNRQFRQAYVSLLQRGPQSFRRLRSFRKLP; this is encoded by the coding sequence ATGTGGAACACCTCTGATGCCAACTTTTCCTGCTACCACGAGTCTGTGGTGGGCTATCGTTATGTGGCAGTTAtctggggggtggtggtggctgtgACAGGCACCGTGGGCAACGTGCTCACCCTGCTGGCCTTGGCCATCCAGCCCAAGCTCCGTACCCACTTCAACCTGCTCATCGCCAACCTCACGGTAGCCGATCTGCTCTACTGCACCCTTCTCCAGCCCTTCTCCGTGGACACCTACCTCCACCTGCACTGGAGAACTGGCGCCACTTTCTGCAGGGTGTTTGGGTTCCTCCTCTTTACGTCCAACTCTGTCTCCATCCTCACCCTCTGCCTCATCGCCCTGGGACGCTACCTCCTCATTGCCCACCCTAACCTCTTTCCCCAAGTGTTCAGTGCCAAGGGGATAGTGCTGGCTCTGGTGGGCACCTGGGTGATAGGTGTGGCCAGCTTTGCCCCGCTCTGGAATGTCTATATCTTGGTGCCCGTAGTCTGCACCTGCAGCTTTGACCGCATCCGAGGCCGACCCTACACCACCATCCTCTTGGGCATCTACTTTGTGCTTGGGCTCAGCAGTGTCGGCGTCTTCTATTGCCTCATCCACCGCCAGGTGAAGCGAGCAGCACAGGCGCTGGTTCAGTACAAGCTGCACCAGACAGATGTCCGCTCCCACTATGTGGCTGGGACAGATGAAGCCGTGCCGGGTCATTTCCAGGAGCTGGACAGCGGGGTGGCATCAGGAAGGCCCAGTGAGGGGATTTCATCTGAGCCAGCCAGTGCTGTCACCACCCAGACCTTGGAAGGAGACTCGTCAGAAGTGGGGGACCAGAGCAGCAGCGAGGTAGCTCAGCAGATGGCAGGGAAAAGCCCTCCGGAGGCACCTGCCAAGACCAGGCCAACTAAAGGAGCCCACAAAGCTCAGGACTCTCCATCAGAGTCTGGGAAGGTGACTCGGATGTGTTTTGCTGTGTTCATCTGCTTTACCGTGAGCTACATCCCTTTCTTGCTGCTCAACATCCTGGATGCCAAGGTCCGGGCTCCCCGGGTCGTCCACATGCTTGCTGCCAACTTCACCTGGCTCAATGCTTGCATCAACCCTGTGCTCTATGCAGCCATGAACCGCCAGTTCCGCCAAGCGTATGTCTCCCTCCTACAACGAGGACCCCAGAGTTTCCGCAGGCTCCGGAGTTTCCGTAAGCTCCCTTAG